A window from Aerococcus sp. Group 1 encodes these proteins:
- a CDS encoding ISL3 family transposase has translation MTQSNCIQNLFNIKDKNIEIEDKVVEEKKNNIIHKVIFGTLTNHPSHCSHCGHINESQADIVKNGFYSSDILLTTINGGQPVTLRLKKQRFFCKHCQRTFNTETPIVAANCYISKPLKTAITFALSETIAMTLIGKQHNVSVSTVIRLLEERGKALLPKFNYLPQCLSFDEFKSVKNVSGAMSFIFIDPLNHRLIDIVENRQKNELIHYFMRFSYKSRQAVKIVTIDMYSPYIEVIRACFPNAKILFDRFHVIQHLNLAINSVRIQLMNHIRYQSPRDYRKLKQLWKLPLKNEWELDYKNLYTHRLFDGLVSEQMIVDYLINLSPELSRTYTYVNRLKYSIYTHDIQSFKDLLIEVKKYTFPRRVRTIFQTLERYQEGICEALTYTLSNGPIEGMNNKTKLIKRTGYGYHRFDHLRIRIIMASRLVCNDFQPRSLTFSEAA, from the coding sequence ATGACTCAATCTAATTGTATACAAAATCTCTTTAATATAAAAGATAAAAATATTGAAATTGAAGATAAAGTAGTGGAGGAAAAGAAAAATAATATCATTCATAAGGTTATTTTTGGAACCTTAACTAACCATCCTTCTCACTGTTCCCATTGCGGACATATCAACGAATCACAAGCTGATATCGTTAAAAATGGATTTTATTCAAGCGATATCTTACTAACGACCATTAATGGAGGTCAACCCGTTACTTTGCGTCTTAAAAAGCAACGTTTCTTTTGTAAGCACTGCCAAAGGACTTTTAATACTGAAACCCCCATAGTGGCAGCTAATTGCTATATTTCTAAACCGCTAAAAACTGCGATTACTTTTGCTCTTAGTGAAACGATAGCGATGACTCTTATCGGTAAACAACACAATGTTTCTGTATCGACGGTGATTCGTCTTCTAGAAGAAAGAGGGAAAGCATTACTACCTAAATTTAATTATTTGCCCCAGTGCCTTTCTTTTGATGAATTTAAATCAGTGAAAAATGTTAGTGGCGCGATGAGCTTTATTTTTATTGATCCCCTAAACCATCGGTTAATTGATATTGTTGAAAATCGACAAAAGAACGAATTAATCCACTACTTTATGCGTTTTTCTTACAAAAGTCGACAAGCTGTCAAAATAGTTACGATTGATATGTATAGCCCTTATATTGAAGTTATCCGCGCTTGTTTCCCTAATGCAAAGATACTATTTGATCGTTTTCACGTTATTCAACATCTTAATCTGGCAATCAACTCCGTACGTATTCAACTGATGAATCATATTCGCTATCAATCACCACGTGATTATCGCAAATTAAAACAGTTATGGAAGTTACCTTTAAAAAATGAATGGGAACTTGACTATAAAAACTTATATACACATCGACTTTTTGACGGTCTCGTTTCAGAACAGATGATTGTCGATTACCTCATCAATTTATCTCCCGAATTGTCACGTACCTATACCTATGTTAATCGCCTAAAATACAGTATTTATACCCATGACATTCAGTCATTTAAAGACTTACTCATTGAAGTCAAGAAGTACACTTTTCCACGTAGAGTACGAACTATTTTTCAAACCTTAGAAAGATATCAAGAAGGTATTTGTGAAGCTTTAACGTATACTTTGTCTAACGGTCCAATAGAAGGAATGAACAATAAAACGAAACTGATCAAGCGCACAGGTTATGGCTACCATCGTTTTGATCATTTAAGAATACGTATAATAATGGCTTCTCGCTTGGTATGTAATGATTTCCAACCTCGTTCACTCACTTTTTCAGAAGCAGCATAA
- the cysK gene encoding cysteine synthase A, giving the protein MVYNNISEVIGNTPIVKLAHEDKDSADIYVKLESRNPGGSVKDRPVKYILKSLLDSGELEKGGTIVESTSGNTGVALSMLGAAYGLHVIIVMPETMSLERRNLIKAYGAELVLTPGSEGMKGAGEKAEEIAKEKNAPIFGQFVRQENVQAHEETTAKEILADLDQVDGFVAGIGTGGTVTGVGKTLKAHDKNTVVWGVEPEGSPLLNEGKAGSHKIQGIGANFIPKILDQNVLDKVDIISNEDAIQGAVHLAHEYGILAGFSSGGNYVSAKRLAKELGPGKHVVTVLPDTGERYLSTGAFSNDEE; this is encoded by the coding sequence ATGGTATATAATAATATTTCTGAAGTAATTGGTAATACACCAATCGTTAAATTAGCACATGAAGACAAGGATTCTGCTGACATCTATGTAAAGTTAGAATCCCGTAACCCAGGTGGTTCAGTAAAAGACCGTCCGGTTAAATATATTCTCAAGAGCCTACTCGACTCTGGCGAATTAGAAAAAGGCGGAACCATTGTTGAATCAACCTCAGGGAATACCGGGGTTGCCCTCTCTATGTTAGGGGCTGCTTATGGCCTGCATGTTATTATCGTGATGCCAGAAACCATGTCTCTTGAACGTCGTAACTTAATCAAAGCTTACGGTGCTGAACTGGTCCTAACCCCTGGTTCTGAAGGGATGAAAGGTGCCGGCGAAAAGGCTGAAGAAATCGCTAAAGAAAAGAACGCTCCTATCTTTGGCCAATTTGTCCGCCAAGAAAACGTCCAAGCCCATGAAGAAACCACAGCTAAAGAAATCTTAGCCGACTTAGACCAAGTTGATGGCTTTGTCGCAGGTATTGGTACGGGTGGTACCGTTACTGGTGTAGGTAAAACCTTAAAAGCCCATGACAAAAACACCGTTGTTTGGGGTGTTGAACCAGAAGGCTCCCCACTATTAAACGAAGGTAAAGCTGGATCACACAAGATTCAAGGGATTGGGGCTAACTTTATTCCTAAGATCTTAGACCAAAATGTCCTTGACAAAGTGGACATCATCTCCAACGAAGATGCTATCCAAGGGGCTGTCCATTTAGCCCATGAATACGGTATCCTAGCTGGTTTCTCTTCAGGTGGTAACTATGTTTCCGCAAAACGTCTCGCTAAAGAACTTGGCCCTGGCAAACATGTCGTAACTGTCCTCCCAGATACAGGAGAACGTTACCTCTCTACCGGAGCATTCTCAAATGACGAGGAGTAA
- a CDS encoding patatin family protein: protein MVILTIGLVLEGGGMRALFSAGVLDIFLAEDIQVDQIVGVSAGALYGVNYPSQQSGRALRYNKKYIKDKRYISLSNWLKTGNIVSTDFAYQQVPFELDPFDEASYEESPTDFYAVVTNVETGQAEYPLIENAEEQIDVLRASGSMPFVSKIVPIKGRKYLDGGIADSIPYQFMQSLGVDRLVIVLTQPYGYRKEDKKNFLAKAVYGKNYPQLVETIEQRTAMYNQEVSDVEALAKKNQAFILQPSHPLEVKRLERDPQRLQDTYDHGIEVAEKLLVDLKNYLS from the coding sequence GTGGTCATTTTGACGATTGGACTGGTTCTTGAAGGTGGCGGTATGCGGGCCTTATTTTCTGCTGGGGTCCTCGATATTTTTCTCGCAGAAGATATCCAAGTTGACCAAATTGTAGGCGTCTCAGCCGGCGCTCTCTATGGAGTTAACTACCCCTCCCAGCAAAGTGGCCGCGCCCTACGCTATAATAAAAAATACATTAAGGACAAGCGCTATATCAGCCTCAGCAATTGGCTAAAAACTGGTAATATTGTTTCTACTGACTTTGCCTACCAGCAAGTTCCCTTTGAACTGGACCCTTTTGATGAAGCAAGCTATGAAGAGTCGCCCACCGATTTCTATGCGGTAGTCACCAATGTGGAAACCGGTCAGGCCGAATACCCGCTCATTGAAAACGCCGAAGAACAAATCGATGTCCTCAGAGCCAGTGGGTCAATGCCCTTCGTCTCAAAAATCGTTCCCATTAAGGGGAGGAAGTACCTGGATGGCGGGATAGCCGATTCTATCCCCTACCAGTTCATGCAGTCACTAGGGGTGGACCGTTTAGTCATTGTTTTAACCCAACCCTATGGCTACCGCAAGGAAGACAAGAAGAATTTTCTTGCTAAAGCTGTTTATGGTAAAAACTATCCCCAGCTAGTGGAAACTATCGAGCAGAGAACTGCTATGTACAATCAAGAAGTCAGTGACGTAGAAGCCTTAGCTAAGAAGAACCAAGCTTTTATCCTTCAACCAAGTCACCCTTTAGAAGTTAAGCGGTTAGAGCGCGATCCTCAACGCTTACAAGACACCTATGACCATGGTATAGAAGTCGCAGAAAAGCTGCTAGTGGATCTTAAAAACTATCTATCATAA
- the guaA gene encoding glutamine-hydrolyzing GMP synthase — protein MKALKDLEKIIVLDYGSQYNQLITRRIRELGVYSELQSHRQTAQEIKDQGQVKGIILSGGPNSVYEEGSFDIDEEIFNLGIPVLGICYGMQLITKKFGGVVEASDKREYGQQEMTIQKTDSKIFKDLAEKETVLMSHGDRIAEIPEGFEITGVAPHSPAAAFENEEAQVYGFQYHPEVRSSIHGQQMLKNFVYEICGCQGDWTMADFIDMQINSIRDRVGDKKVLLGLSGGVDSSVVGVLLQKAIGDQLTCIFVDHGLLRKGEADQVMETLGGKFGLNIIKADAQERFLGKLAGVSDPESKRKIIGHEFVAVFDDEATKLDGMDFLAQGTLYTDVIESGTETAETIKSHHNVGGLPEDMQFELIEPLNTLFKDEVRAVGTELGMPDNIVWRQPFPGPGLAIRVIGEVTKEKLHIVRESDTILREEIANAGLDREIWQYFTVLPGFKSVGVMGDKRTYEYTIAIRAITSVDGMTADWARIPYDVLDHISRRIVNEVDGINRVVLDVTSKPPATVEWE, from the coding sequence ATGAAAGCCTTAAAGGACCTAGAAAAGATCATCGTTCTTGACTACGGCAGTCAGTACAACCAACTGATTACCCGCCGTATTCGTGAACTGGGAGTCTATTCTGAATTACAATCTCACCGGCAAACTGCTCAAGAAATTAAAGACCAGGGGCAGGTGAAGGGAATCATTCTTTCGGGAGGACCTAACTCAGTCTATGAAGAAGGCTCCTTCGATATTGACGAGGAAATTTTTAACTTAGGAATACCAGTTTTAGGCATTTGTTATGGGATGCAATTAATCACTAAGAAATTCGGTGGTGTGGTTGAAGCCTCTGACAAACGCGAATATGGTCAACAAGAAATGACCATTCAAAAGACCGATTCAAAAATCTTTAAAGATTTAGCTGAAAAAGAAACCGTCTTAATGAGTCACGGCGACCGTATTGCTGAGATCCCTGAAGGTTTTGAAATCACAGGTGTGGCCCCTCACAGCCCAGCTGCTGCTTTTGAAAACGAAGAAGCCCAAGTTTATGGTTTCCAATACCATCCTGAGGTACGCTCATCCATCCATGGCCAACAAATGTTGAAGAACTTTGTCTATGAGATTTGTGGTTGCCAGGGAGACTGGACCATGGCTGACTTTATTGACATGCAAATTAATAGCATTCGTGACCGTGTTGGTGATAAGAAAGTTCTTCTCGGCCTCTCCGGTGGGGTAGACTCTTCCGTGGTTGGTGTCCTCTTACAAAAAGCTATCGGCGACCAATTGACCTGTATCTTTGTTGACCACGGATTACTCCGTAAAGGCGAAGCTGACCAAGTGATGGAAACTCTAGGTGGCAAATTTGGCTTAAACATTATCAAAGCCGATGCCCAAGAACGCTTCTTAGGGAAATTAGCTGGCGTTTCCGATCCTGAAAGCAAGCGTAAAATCATCGGTCATGAATTTGTGGCTGTCTTCGATGATGAAGCAACCAAGTTAGATGGGATGGATTTCTTGGCTCAAGGGACCCTATATACAGACGTGATTGAATCAGGGACCGAAACCGCTGAAACCATCAAGTCCCACCACAATGTTGGGGGATTACCTGAAGACATGCAATTTGAACTCATCGAGCCCCTCAACACCTTATTTAAGGATGAAGTGCGCGCTGTGGGAACGGAATTAGGCATGCCAGATAACATTGTTTGGCGCCAACCCTTCCCAGGTCCTGGTTTAGCCATCCGTGTGATTGGCGAAGTCACCAAGGAAAAACTTCACATTGTTCGTGAATCAGACACCATTCTTCGTGAAGAAATCGCTAATGCTGGCCTCGACCGCGAGATTTGGCAATACTTCACCGTTCTCCCTGGCTTTAAGTCAGTTGGGGTGATGGGCGACAAACGGACCTATGAATACACCATTGCTATCCGTGCAATTACCTCAGTGGATGGGATGACCGCCGATTGGGCGCGGATTCCATATGATGTCCTTGACCACATCAGCCGTCGCATTGTTAATGAAGTCGATGGCATTAACCGCGTGGTCTTAGACGTTACTTCTAAACCGCCAGCCACCGTGGAATGGGAATAG
- the epsC gene encoding serine O-acetyltransferase EpsC → MTRSKEKDQDTQPSDMERKTIKIQSQSVPGMALPQLAEEARREFDASENKWVRLSKIIYDNDPAAHSWQEVYDLYPSIKALRAHEQAHHYYNNGDYYLARQLAEEARKETGIEIHPGAKLSDTVFIDHGMGVVIGETAIISDNVKLFHGVTLGGVGNEKGCKRHPTIQDHVEIGAGAKLLGNITIGHHSKIGANAVVLEDVPPYATAVGMPARIILHDKNWNRIGDYVI, encoded by the coding sequence ATGACGAGGAGTAAGGAGAAAGATCAAGATACTCAGCCCTCTGATATGGAGCGAAAAACGATCAAGATCCAATCCCAATCGGTACCAGGGATGGCCTTGCCCCAATTGGCTGAAGAAGCCAGAAGAGAGTTTGACGCGAGTGAGAATAAATGGGTACGTTTGTCTAAGATTATCTATGATAATGACCCTGCTGCCCATTCCTGGCAAGAAGTCTATGACCTCTACCCCAGTATTAAGGCGCTCCGGGCCCACGAACAGGCCCATCACTATTACAATAACGGAGACTACTATCTCGCTCGCCAATTAGCTGAAGAAGCTAGAAAAGAAACGGGGATTGAAATTCACCCAGGAGCCAAACTCAGCGATACGGTCTTTATTGACCATGGCATGGGAGTAGTCATAGGCGAAACCGCCATTATTAGTGACAATGTCAAACTCTTCCATGGAGTCACCCTGGGTGGGGTTGGTAATGAAAAAGGTTGTAAACGCCACCCCACGATCCAAGACCATGTGGAAATCGGTGCAGGCGCTAAACTCTTGGGCAATATTACCATTGGTCACCACAGTAAAATTGGAGCCAATGCAGTTGTCTTAGAGGATGTCCCACCCTATGCTACTGCTGTGGGGATGCCAGCGCGGATTATCTTGCACGATAAAAATTGGAACCGTATTGGAGACTATGTCATCTAA
- the fni gene encoding type 2 isopentenyl-diphosphate Delta-isomerase — MKNRKDDHIKLADWQYNQSPTDFDAIRFVHHSLPHIDADQVQLDTQVFGQEFPFPFFINAMTGGSEWTKAINEKFATVARETGLMMATGSVSQAIKNPQTADSFQIVRQTNPQGFIIANVGMNHGLEGAKKALEITDANALAIHLNTPQELAMPEGDRHFQAVKDNIQAIVEGVDRPVMVKEVGFGMSRETIEELLDLGVQTIDVSGQGGTNFIAIENERRSHKDMDYMTQWGQSTAISLLEAQAFKNQVDLIASGGVKTPLHVLISLALGVKAVGMSGQFLHLVLNHGVQETIDWVEEFKNQVRLLMTLTNSQKLSDLEKTDLVIAGSVRDWCLARQIPYQDFSHRSHQ, encoded by the coding sequence ATGAAGAATCGTAAAGATGATCACATTAAACTTGCTGATTGGCAGTATAATCAAAGCCCCACTGACTTTGATGCCATCCGCTTTGTCCACCATTCCCTGCCTCATATTGACGCTGATCAAGTTCAACTCGATACCCAGGTCTTTGGCCAGGAATTTCCCTTTCCTTTCTTTATCAATGCCATGACTGGTGGGAGCGAATGGACCAAGGCCATTAATGAGAAATTTGCCACGGTTGCTCGGGAAACAGGGCTAATGATGGCCACTGGTTCGGTCTCCCAAGCCATTAAAAACCCCCAGACGGCTGATAGTTTTCAAATTGTCCGCCAGACCAATCCCCAAGGCTTTATTATTGCTAATGTCGGTATGAACCATGGCTTAGAGGGGGCAAAAAAGGCCCTAGAAATTACCGATGCTAATGCCCTGGCCATTCATTTAAACACGCCTCAAGAATTAGCCATGCCAGAAGGTGACCGTCATTTTCAAGCGGTAAAGGACAACATCCAAGCCATTGTTGAAGGGGTTGACCGTCCTGTCATGGTCAAGGAAGTTGGCTTTGGCATGAGCCGGGAAACAATTGAAGAGCTCCTTGACTTAGGTGTTCAAACCATTGATGTCAGCGGCCAAGGCGGAACCAATTTTATCGCGATCGAAAATGAACGGCGCAGTCACAAGGATATGGACTATATGACCCAGTGGGGCCAAAGCACAGCTATCTCCTTACTTGAAGCCCAAGCTTTCAAGAATCAAGTCGACTTAATCGCTTCTGGGGGAGTGAAAACTCCGCTCCATGTGCTTATCTCCCTGGCTCTGGGCGTAAAGGCAGTTGGCATGAGCGGACAATTCCTCCACTTAGTCCTCAACCACGGGGTCCAAGAAACCATTGACTGGGTGGAAGAATTCAAGAATCAAGTTCGTTTGCTTATGACCCTCACCAATAGCCAAAAGCTTAGCGACCTTGAAAAGACGGACTTAGTCATAGCCGGTTCGGTCAGAGACTGGTGTCTAGCCCGTCAAATTCCTTACCAAGATTTTAGTCATCGGTCGCACCAATAA
- a CDS encoding phosphomevalonate kinase codes for MQTIVSKRPGKLYVAGEYAIVHSFQGALLVAVDAYVTVELNPLDQAESRLSTNQAQETYTWHVDEAGEISGIPSQFLLVKTLIQTAYQYLRQSGQAEAPFQAIDIKITSDLDSPEGKKYGLGSSAAVSIAILEAILKLYQVNQGHSQKAFAYLLYQLGAIAQIKMDLKGSFGDLAAAAFGGCIYYQNFDHTWLRETLKHERLTLVDLSQMHWDGLLIEPLTLAKDWKLHVAWTETPSSTEAMLANGSSKKTADQDYSLSERHFRYASQQCVILIRQAIIDQDWFVFNKALTYNSNLLYNYTKHRQKPYLTPALKTAVDLAREAGASAKVSGAGGGDCALAFSPDLRTSQRIEKAWRQAGIHQLDLAPCPSFIQ; via the coding sequence ATGCAAACCATTGTTAGTAAACGCCCAGGTAAGTTATATGTGGCTGGTGAATATGCCATCGTCCACTCCTTTCAAGGGGCTTTATTAGTAGCGGTTGATGCCTATGTTACAGTTGAATTAAACCCACTAGACCAAGCCGAGTCCCGCTTAAGCACCAACCAAGCCCAGGAAACTTATACCTGGCATGTGGATGAGGCCGGTGAGATTTCAGGGATTCCTAGTCAATTCTTACTGGTAAAAACCTTAATCCAGACAGCCTACCAGTATTTAAGGCAAAGTGGTCAAGCTGAAGCTCCTTTTCAGGCGATTGACATCAAAATTACCAGTGACCTGGATAGTCCAGAAGGCAAAAAATATGGCCTAGGGTCCAGTGCTGCCGTCAGCATTGCCATCTTGGAAGCTATTCTTAAGCTCTACCAAGTGAATCAAGGCCATTCACAGAAAGCCTTTGCCTACTTGCTCTACCAACTAGGAGCTATTGCTCAAATTAAAATGGACTTGAAAGGCTCCTTTGGTGATTTAGCAGCCGCTGCTTTTGGAGGATGCATTTACTATCAAAATTTCGACCATACTTGGCTGAGGGAGACCCTAAAGCATGAACGACTGACCCTGGTCGACTTAAGCCAAATGCATTGGGACGGCCTGCTTATCGAACCATTAACCCTAGCAAAAGACTGGAAACTCCATGTTGCTTGGACTGAAACCCCCTCTTCTACAGAAGCTATGCTAGCTAATGGCTCAAGTAAAAAAACAGCTGACCAAGATTATTCCCTTAGTGAACGTCACTTTCGCTATGCCAGTCAACAATGTGTCATCCTGATTCGCCAAGCCATTATCGACCAGGACTGGTTTGTCTTTAACAAGGCCCTAACTTATAATAGTAACCTGTTATACAACTATACCAAGCACCGGCAAAAACCTTATTTAACCCCTGCTTTAAAGACTGCAGTTGATCTGGCTAGAGAGGCAGGAGCAAGCGCTAAGGTATCTGGGGCTGGCGGTGGTGACTGTGCCCTGGCCTTTAGCCCAGATCTAAGAACTAGCCAGCGGATCGAAAAAGCATGGCGTCAAGCCGGTATCCACCAACTGGACCTAGCCCCTTGCCCGAGTTTTATCCAGTAA
- a CDS encoding DUF4177 domain-containing protein, whose amino-acid sequence MKIPKYVVLQVSLKEKFIGTGSKNLDKLEAVINQQAKKGYRLHTIATSSANSTSLLGGDRIQATLVFEEII is encoded by the coding sequence GTGAAAATTCCTAAATACGTTGTCTTACAAGTTTCCTTAAAGGAAAAATTTATCGGTACCGGCTCTAAAAATCTAGATAAATTAGAAGCCGTAATCAACCAACAAGCCAAAAAAGGTTATCGCTTACACACCATCGCCACCAGTAGTGCCAATAGTACTAGCTTACTGGGTGGTGATCGGATTCAAGCAACTCTTGTATTTGAAGAAATCATTTAA
- the mvk gene encoding mevalonate kinase produces the protein MREICGKSHGKLILMGEHSVVYGQPSIALPFQAVTIQVNLEPAGNYSYLFSDIYEGPVEEAPKKLDALVGLFNRLRHDFLSNHDHFLIKIKSNIPVERGLGSSAALSVAFIRAFFNYLGQDLSNEVLLEYADFAETISHGTPSGLDARVTALNQPLFFKKGEVAEPFHFHTPYWLVIADTGISGNTKQTVKNVRDAYESPFASRQIATKKTIKHLGLLTTDLTQALKAPQPSLEKLAALINAAQHDLAALQVSSPELSWGIDYMLQHGAVAAKLTGGGGGGCYYALLPNRQAGDKLIEALSDSPTACQSWLMPFSSESNISEKE, from the coding sequence ATGCGCGAAATTTGCGGCAAATCACATGGAAAATTAATATTAATGGGAGAGCACAGTGTGGTCTATGGCCAGCCATCGATTGCCCTGCCTTTTCAAGCGGTGACTATTCAAGTCAACCTAGAACCTGCGGGCAACTATTCCTATTTATTTAGTGATATCTATGAAGGACCAGTGGAAGAAGCTCCCAAGAAGTTGGATGCCTTGGTAGGTCTCTTTAACCGCCTCCGCCATGATTTTTTATCCAATCATGACCATTTTCTTATTAAAATAAAGAGTAATATCCCAGTCGAACGCGGCTTAGGAAGCTCAGCGGCCTTATCCGTAGCCTTTATCCGAGCCTTTTTCAATTATTTAGGCCAAGACCTGTCCAATGAGGTCCTCCTGGAATATGCTGACTTTGCGGAGACCATTAGTCATGGGACGCCCAGTGGCCTTGATGCCCGGGTAACCGCCCTTAACCAGCCTCTCTTCTTTAAAAAAGGGGAAGTAGCCGAGCCCTTTCATTTCCATACCCCCTATTGGCTAGTGATCGCTGACACGGGTATCTCAGGAAACACCAAGCAAACCGTGAAAAATGTTCGGGATGCCTATGAAAGCCCCTTTGCTAGCCGGCAGATTGCTACCAAAAAAACCATTAAACATCTGGGACTTTTAACTACCGACCTGACCCAGGCCTTAAAAGCACCGCAGCCTTCCTTAGAGAAACTGGCTGCTTTAATTAATGCGGCCCAACATGACCTGGCTGCTCTCCAGGTGTCTAGCCCAGAATTGAGCTGGGGAATTGACTACATGCTTCAACACGGAGCCGTGGCCGCCAAGTTAACTGGAGGCGGGGGTGGCGGTTGCTACTATGCCCTCCTTCCTAACCGTCAAGCTGGTGATAAACTGATTGAGGCTTTAAGTGATAGCCCAACTGCCTGTCAAAGCTGGTTAATGCCTTTTTCCAGTGAATCAAATATAAGTGAAAAGGAGTAA
- a CDS encoding DMT family transporter — protein MHIKSGIRKRAIITTILACSSWGLGGVLSQHLMQTYNMMPLQLTMYRMLTAGISICLFLAYKRKLPIEKLKNDKRSLLQIAIFGICGIVFNQFSYLMTIHYSNSGMATILQFIGPIFLLVYYCLVGRRWPIRREIVALLFTIIGVFLLVTHGQLGHFVLSTEAFFWGLMSAFGLALLNVLPLRVIEHYGSLPVTGIGMLFGGIFLIFFNFEHLVPPELSLHFLAWFTLTIIVGTIVPYIFYLSSVTFIGPLAASLIGSVEPLTATILSVILLGESFALIDYLGMAFILLTVFLTAHE, from the coding sequence ATGCATATTAAAAGCGGGATTAGAAAACGAGCCATTATTACTACGATTTTAGCCTGTAGTTCCTGGGGACTAGGGGGTGTTTTGAGTCAGCATCTTATGCAGACCTATAATATGATGCCCCTGCAGCTGACCATGTACCGGATGTTAACAGCAGGGATTTCGATTTGTCTTTTCCTGGCTTATAAGAGGAAGTTACCCATAGAAAAGTTAAAAAATGATAAACGGTCTCTCTTACAAATCGCAATCTTTGGGATATGTGGGATTGTCTTTAATCAATTTTCTTATTTAATGACTATTCATTATAGTAATTCGGGTATGGCGACTATTCTTCAATTTATCGGGCCTATTTTTTTATTGGTTTATTATTGTTTGGTTGGGCGCCGCTGGCCGATTAGAAGGGAGATTGTGGCTCTCTTATTTACCATTATTGGGGTCTTTCTCTTGGTTACCCATGGTCAATTGGGCCACTTTGTTTTATCGACCGAAGCCTTTTTCTGGGGCCTGATGTCAGCTTTTGGCCTTGCACTCCTTAATGTTCTTCCTTTAAGGGTCATTGAACACTACGGATCCTTACCGGTTACGGGAATTGGTATGCTATTTGGGGGGATTTTCTTGATATTTTTTAATTTTGAGCACTTGGTCCCACCAGAACTTTCTCTCCACTTTTTAGCTTGGTTTACCTTAACCATTATTGTAGGGACCATTGTTCCTTATATTTTCTATCTTTCCAGTGTGACTTTTATTGGTCCCTTAGCTGCTTCTCTAATTGGATCGGTAGAGCCCCTAACAGCAACGATTTTATCGGTTATACTTCTAGGAGAAAGTTTTGCCTTGATTGATTACTTGGGTATGGCATTCATCTTGCTGACGGTCTTTCTAACCGCCCATGAATAA